From Passer domesticus isolate bPasDom1 unplaced genomic scaffold, bPasDom1.hap1 HAP1_SCAFFOLD_58, whole genome shotgun sequence, the proteins below share one genomic window:
- the LOC135292920 gene encoding serine/threonine-protein kinase pim-1-like, with protein MAKTGVPSPKFPKSKDCSQTKSAIADNSADLGLLQQRQQRQPLQERYRLGSLLGRGGFGSVWSATRLSDGAPVAIKRVPRDRIRHWSELPDGTSAPLEIVLLAKVSCGCAGVIQLLEWLELPNSFLMVLERPERCQELSDFLAERRFLPEEEARGLFRQVLEAVRHCTSCGVLHRDIKPQNIVLDLASGQLKLIDFGCGAFLQDTAYTQFAGTLAYSPPEWTQHQSYHGEAATIWSLGLLLYQLVVGKHPFRRGQEFIWGRILFPPRLSQECQDVIKRCLSMQPSDRPSLKELFCHPWVQGVPRP; from the exons atggccaagaCTGGGGTTccatctccaaaattccctaaatccaaagactgctcccagacaaaatctgccattgctGACAACTCTGCTGACCTTGGCCTA ttgcagcagcggcagcagcggcagc ccctgcaggagcgctaccgcctgggttccctgctggggcgcggcggattcggcagcgtctggtcggcaacgcggctctcggacggcgccccg gtggccatcaaacgCGTGCCGCGGGATCGCATCCGgcactggagcgagctg cctgacggcaccagcgcgcccctggagatcgtgctgctggccaaggtgtcctgtgggtgtgctggtgtcattcagctcctggagtggcttgagctccccaacAGCttcttgatggtgctggagcgtcCAGAACGGTGCCAGGAGCTGTCGGATTTCCTGGCGGAGCGGAGGTTCCtgccggaggaggaggcgcgggggctgttccgccaggtgctggaggccgtgcggcactgcaccagctgcggggtcctgcacagggacatcaagCCTCAGAACATCGTGCTTGACCTGGCCAGCGGGCAGCTGAaactgattgactttggctgtggcgctttcctccaagacacagcctacacccAGTTTGCAG GAACCCTGGCCTACAGCCCTCCAGAGTGGACCCAGCACCAAAGCTACCATGGCGAGGCAGCGACAATCTGGTCCCTGGGCCTCCTGCTGTACCAGCTGGTCGTGGGGAAGCACCCGTTCAGGAGGGGCCAGGAGTTCATCTGGGGGCGCATTTTGTTCCCACCACGGCTCTCTCAag agtgccaagatGTCATTAAGAGGTGTTTGTCCATGCAACCCTCAGACAGGCCATCATTAAAAGAGCTTTTCTGCCATCCTTGGGTGCAGGGCGTTCCTCGGCCCTAG